Proteins from a genomic interval of Phlebotomus papatasi isolate M1 chromosome 3, Ppap_2.1, whole genome shotgun sequence:
- the LOC129808112 gene encoding uncharacterized protein LOC129808112, which translates to MDATEDIAKVSSDGEPHEILTIVAVSSGILVAVAILIVLRINLRGSQRRDGLQKRRFSLFSVRGSVDISRKTEIYTIDSHRSSCETNITIDDNDKYLYIPGITTISM; encoded by the coding sequence ATATCGCAAAAGTGTCTTCAGACGGGGAACCACATGAAATCCTAACAATTGTAGCAGTTTCCAGTGGAATACTGGTAGCTGTTGCCATTCTGATTGTCCTAAGGATCAATCTGAGAGGCTCACAGAGGCGAGATGGGCTCCAAAAGAGACGCTTCTCCCTATTCAGTGTCAGAGGATCAGTGGACATTAGCAGAAAGACAGAAATCTACACAATTGATAGCCATAGATCATCTTGTGAAACAAATATAACAATAGATGACAATGATAAATATCTATACATTCCTGGTATTACAACAATCTCAATGTAG
- the LOC129808107 gene encoding acyl-CoA-binding protein isoform X2, which translates to MGLKEDFDKAAEEVKKLKASPSNEDLLELYALFKQATVGDCNTARPGMLDLKGKAKWDSWNGKKGLSTDDAMKQYIEKVTSLIAEIGLA; encoded by the exons ATGGGACTTAAAgag GACTTTGATAAAGCTGCTGAGGAAGTGAAGAAGCTGAAGGCTTCTCCGAGCAATGAGGATCTCTTGGAACTCTACGCTCTCTTTAAGCAGGCAACCGTAGGAGATTGCAATACCG CCAGGCCAGGCATGCTGGACTTGAAGGGAAAGGCCAAATGGGATTCGTGGAATGGAAAGAAAG gaCTTTCCACTGATGATGCCATGAAGCAATATATTGAGAAGGTGACGAGCTTAATTGCTGAGATTGGGCTTGCCTAA